The sequence below is a genomic window from Thermocrinis sp..
GGTCGCTTACGATTGGACGGAGAGAAAACTCGGCTCTCTAAAATCCAAAAAACCATACAAGCCTCTCTTGGATGATTACACATACGAGAACAAGTATCCTGATGGTTGTACCTTATGTGGAGAAAGGGCTCATCTGGCAATTGATTGGGAAAGGTTTAGGAAAGGCCTCCAAAGAAACGTAAGGCACTACCTTAAGGAAGGAGAAAAACTCTGCGGTGTATGCCTTGTAAAAAGATTTGCCTTTTTCTACCTTAAAAGAAAAAGCTTTCCTTCTCTTCATGATATAGCCAACGCAGGTTTTAAAGAAGCTTTGAAAGAATTTGAGGAAAAACACGAGTATCATACACAAGAGTTAAAATCTCTCCTTGCGCAGTACATGGGAGTGGAAGAGGGTAAAAAGAGTCTTTGGGAATACAACGCAGAGCTCTTTGAGATAGATGAGCTTGAAAGGATAAAGAGGGAAGATGAGGAGTTGAAGTTTGTGATTGAAAATTTGATCTCAAATCTTCAGTTCATTTACAACCACGGTCTTTTGCACCAACCGTCAAAGAACTACTTTGCCCTTATTCTTTCCGACGGAGACAGCATAGGAGAGTGGCTTGGACTGAAGGGTGAAAAAAGAAAAAAGCCGCTGACGGAAGAGTTTCACAGGGAATTCTCCGAAAGACTTTCCGAGTATGCGAAGAATATAAGAAGTTTGGAAGAAGGCAAATTTGGTCTTAGGATTGTCTATGCGGGTGGTGATGACGTTCTTGCGGTAGCAGACCTAAAGGAATTTTTGGACTTTGCAGAAAAGTTAAATCCTTTCTTCAAACAAAGTGTGGGAGAAAACGCCTCTGTCAGCGCAGGAATAGTAATAGGGCATCAAAAGGAAAATCTCGCTTATCTATTGGACGAGGTCAGAAAGGCAGAAAAAATGGCAAAGAGTGTAAAAGGAAAGTCTGCTTTTTGCATTACCGTAATCCCAAGGGGAGGAGCACCTGTTAGCTTTCGTGCCAAGTGGGAGTTTT
It includes:
- the cas10 gene encoding type III-B CRISPR-associated protein Cas10/Cmr2; amino-acid sequence: MILHIFTFSPVQGFISSSRRLSDLYHSSLLLSTITEKVIESLTRDLKVEVIYPVSVKGGEGLANYPNRVVFLANECVCEEAISKFHMVWKEIYEKILQEVLIRATEEKNKIEQQAKLHLENYFRTYCECSTTEETKRWKEELKQNLKEDFDDYAVAYDWTERKLGSLKSKKPYKPLLDDYTYENKYPDGCTLCGERAHLAIDWERFRKGLQRNVRHYLKEGEKLCGVCLVKRFAFFYLKRKSFPSLHDIANAGFKEALKEFEEKHEYHTQELKSLLAQYMGVEEGKKSLWEYNAELFEIDELERIKREDEELKFVIENLISNLQFIYNHGLLHQPSKNYFALILSDGDSIGEWLGLKGEKRKKPLTEEFHREFSERLSEYAKNIRSLEEGKFGLRIVYAGGDDVLAVADLKEFLDFAEKLNPFFKQSVGENASVSAGIVIGHQKENLAYLLDEVRKAEKMAKSVKGKSAFCITVIPRGGAPVSFRAKWEFLKLLKDTISYFEKDIIGDRTVYDLKQIVSKFKDKSENVQIILALLKGMLRRRVDERKLKEHLEKDKESFIEDYLERLRSFLDYSDLENFANLFYTARFLAKERREKSYEVVGANA